A single genomic interval of Anopheles marshallii chromosome 2, idAnoMarsDA_429_01, whole genome shotgun sequence harbors:
- the LOC128717904 gene encoding probable E3 ubiquitin-protein ligase bre1, which yields MRKDPCRVRKSAQQQHQCRHRSVPGTVVLSGGGKRPSALRLQEPYEQEWQQQQQQQQEHEEWYRGGSERSSEDRSRSSQQLRQQPRQHQQQEDEDSIEEVVRLHQQQLQQQQGYLGPGSSSVRRRSAGVQVGGGGGCSGGAGGRGFVAAVGGVVGQGFLALRRTRVRAGCAS from the exons ATGAGGAAGGACCCGTGCCGAGTGCGAAAGAgtgcgcagcagcagcatcagtgCCGTCACCGGTCGGTACCGGGCACGGTCGTATTGAGCGGTGGTGGCAAGCGTCCCAGTGCGTTG AGACTTCAGGAGCCGTACGAGCAggagtggcagcagcagcagcagcagcagcaggagcacgAGGAGTGGTACCGTGGTGGTAGTGAGCGTAGTAGCGAGGACCGGTCCAGGTCGTCGCAGCAGCTGCGGCAACAGCCGcggcaacaccagcaacaggaGGACGAGGACTCCATCGAGGAAGTGGTACGgctgcatcagcagcagctgcagcagcagcagggctACCTAGGGCCGGGCTCCTCATCGGTGCGCCGACGTTCGGCCGGTGTACAAGTAGGTGGGGGCGGCGGCTGTAGTGGGGGTGCCGGTGGACGAGGCTTCGTTGCGGCGGTGGGCGGTGTTGTTGGGCAGGGATTCCTTGCACTACGGCGCACGCGGGTCCGAGCCGGTTGCGCCTCATAG